The window TTCCGGCAAGAAGATCGAGAACCTGAAGCTCGTGGTCTCCGGCGCGGGCGCCTCGGCCATCGCCTGCACCAAGTTCTACGTCGCCATGGGCATCCGCCCCGAGAACGTCTTCATGTTCGACTCGCGCGGGCTCATCCACAAGGGCCGGGGCAAGCTCTCCCCCGAGAAGTCCCTCTTCGCCCAGGACAAGGACCACGGCTCCATCGCCGACTGCATGAAGGGCGCGGACATGTTCCTGGGCCTGTCCGTCAAGGGCGCCATCACGCCGGACATGGTGCGCAGCATGAACAAGAACCCGATCATCTTCGCCTGCGCCAACCCCGACCCCGAAATCACCTACACCGACGCCAAGGGCGCCCGCCCCGAGGCCATCATGGGCACCGGCCGCTCGGACTACCCCAACCAGATCAACAACGTCCTGGGCTTCCCCTTCATCTTCCGCGGCGCCCTGGACACCCGAGCCACCGAGATCAACGAGCAGATGAAGATCGCCGCCTCGCAGGCCCTGGCCGCCCTGGCCAAGGAGCCGGTGCCCGACGACATCTGCGCCATCTACGGCCGCAAGCTGGAGTTCGGCGTGGACTACGTCATCCCCAGCCCCTTCGACCCGCGCGTGCTCGAATGGGAAGCCGCCGCCGTGGCCCAGGCCGCCATGGACACCGGCGTGGCCACCATCCAGCTGGACATCGAGGAGTACAAGAAGTCCCTGCGCGCCCGGCTCGCCGAGGCCAAGCGCCGCATCGCCCTGGTGGTGGATGCCTACGGCCTGGACTTCTAGACCCGCCCCGGCGCGCGCCCTGGCTGCGTGATCTCTCGGGCCGCCTCCCTGCACAGGGGGCGGCCCTTTTTTTGCTACGGGGCAAGAGGCAAGGGCGAAGGGCGAAGGGCGAAGGGGGATGCCTCCGGCGGCCCGGGCTCCGCCCGGGACCAAAGGCCCCTCGACCCCGTACGCCGCCCCGGCTGGCTGCGGCGAAGCGCCGCAGCCAGCCGGGGCGGGAGGCAAAGGGGGGCGCGTTTTTTCCTTGCCCCGGGGCGGGGGGCGGGAGCAGGATTGTACAAGACGCGCCCGCCGGGTCCATGCCAGACCGGACCCGGAGCGGACGCCCCGCTCCGCCGGAGGCCCCGTGACCAGACGCACCGCACAGCCCGCAGCCCCCATGGACGCCGCCGCGTCCCCGGCCTTGCCGCCCGGGGGTGGTGGTGCGGCCCTTGCGGCGCAGGGGACGGCCCCGGGTGAGGGGCCCGTGCTGCTGCGCCCGCCCGGGCTGCCGGGGGTGGAGCTGCTGCACGCGCGCGGCCTGCGCCAGCGCTTCGCCCGCCACTTCCACCGCCGCTACGCCGTGGGCGTGGTGGAGCACGGCGCCCTGGAGTTCCGCTTCCTGGGCCGGGCCAACGTGGCCCTGCCCGGCAGCGTGAACCTGACCACGCCCGGCGAGGTCCACGACGGGCACCCCGGCTCCGGCCCGGGCTGGACCTACCGCATGTTCTACCTGGACCCGGACCTGGTGCAGCGCGCCGCCGCCGAGGCCGCCGGGCGGCCCGTGCCCGCGCCGGACTTCGCCGCCGGGGTGCTGGCCGACCCCGCCCTGGCCGCCGAGGTCCAGGCCGTCCATCGCCTGCTCATGGACCCCGGCGCCCCGCTGCTGGCCCGCCAGACGCGCCTACTGCACATGCTCGCCCTGTGGATCGCCCGCCACGGCGACGCCACCCGGCCCCTGCCCCGCGCGGGCCGCGAGCCCCGGGCCGTGGCCCGCGCCCGGGCCTGGCTCGACGCCCACTGCCGCGAGGACGTGTCCCTGGACGAGCTGGCCCGCGTGGCCGGGCTCTCGCCCTTCCACCTCGCGCGTTGCTTCAGCGCCGCCCTGGGCCTACCGCCCCACGCCTACCTGCTGGGGCTGCGCGTGCGCCTGGCCCGCGAACTGCTGGCCGGACCCATGCGCCTGGCCGACATCGCCGCCGAAACCGGCTTCACCGACCAGGCCCACCTGACCCACACCTTCCGGCGCCTGACCGGTCTCACGCCCGGGCGCTACCGCAAGTTCCTGCAAACCTAGCCGGGGCCGGGGGGGCTATGGTCCGGCCCGGGCGGCGCATCCCGCGCCGCCACGCCGCACCCCGGAGGCCCCATGACCACCCGACCCCACGCCACGCCCCTCGCCCGCCCGGCGGACCCGGCGCGCGCAGCAAATGCCGCGCCCGCCGCTGCCCTGGCCACCCCGGACACTCCTGCCGCCTGCGTTTCCCCGCTGGCCGCGCCCGCGCCCGGCGCCACCTCGGGTGCCCCTGCTGCATCCGGCACCTCTCTTGCCGCTCCCGGCACTGCTCCGGGTGCCCCGGGCGCCCCCGGGCGGCCCTGCCGTGAGCGCACCAGCCAGCCAGCCCCCGCCGCCCCGCCCCTGGGCGCCTACGCCAGCTTGGCCCTGGCCATGGTCATCGTCGGCAGCTCGGTGGTGGCGGGCAAGATGCTCGTGGCCGAACTGCCCGTACAGCTGGCCTCGGCCCTGCGCTTCGCCTGCGCGGCGGCGGTGCTCGTGCCACTGCTGCTGGTGCGCGAGGGCTGGCCGCGCGTGTCGGTGCGCAGCCTCGCGGTGATGCTGGCCCAGGCGGCCTGCGGCGGGCTGCTGTTCAACGTGCTGCTGCTCCAGGGCCTGCGCAGCACCAGCGCCGGGGCGGCGGGCATCATCACCAGCACCACCCCGGCGGCCATGGCCTGCATCGCCTTCCTGCTGCTGGGCGAACGGCCCACGCGCCGGGCCCTGGCCGGGGTGGCGCTCTCCGTGCTCGGGGTGGCGGCCATCAACCTGCACAGCGTGATGGACGGCCCCGGCGGCCCCGGCGGCCCCGGCGGCGCAGCCCTGGGCGGCAACCTGCTGGTGCTCGGGGCCGTGCTGGCCGAATCGCTGTTCCTGCTGCTGCGCAAGGCCGTGCCCGAGCCGCTTTCGCCCCTGGCGGTGTCCACGCTGGTGACGGTCTTCGGGCTGGCGCTGTTCGCGCCCGGGGCGCTCATGGAGGCCCGGGGCTTCGATTTCGCGGCGGTGGGCGCGGCCTCGTGGGCCACGGTGGCCTATTACGGGCTGGTGGTCACGGTGGCGGCCTATCTGCTCTGGTTCCGGGGGGTGACGCGCGTGGGCGCGGGCACGGCGGGGATCTTCACGGCGGTGATGCCCGTGAGCGCCGTGGGCCTCTCGGCCCTGGTGCTGGGCGAGGCCCTGGGCTGGGGCCATCTGGCCGGGGCCGGGCTGGTGCTGGCGGGCATCTGGTGCATCTGCCGCCGGGGCTGAGGCCGGGGTGAGCCCGCGCCGCGCCCTTACGAAAGGGAAAAGGGAGTCCTTGCCGAGGGGAGTTCTCTAGTCCACCCGCGCCAGCAGCACCACCAGCAGGTCGTCGAACAGCGTCAGGGGCGCGTCGCCGCCCTTGGGGCCCAGCTCGGAGAGCACCAGGTGTTCCAGGTCCGGGTCGCGCCAGGAGGCGTCCTCGTCATCCTCGTCTGGGGCATCGTCCGCAGCGTCCTGCTCTTCCTCGCGGTCCGCATCGTCGTCCGCATCCTCGTCATCGTCGTCAAAGTCTCCGCCGTGCTGGCCGCGCAGGCCCGGGCCCGGGCCGTCCGGGAAGCCTGCGCCCCAGTCCATGTCCTCATCCTCGGGGTCGGCGTAATCCGCGAACAGGAAGTCCAGGAACTCCCCGGCGTCCTCGAATTCCAGGGTGGTGCGGAACAGCTCGCGGCGCACCACGGGCAGCGGGCCATGGGCCATGGCCTGCTGGGCCTGGGCGTGGTCCGGCGCGTCGTCGCGCAGCACCGCCCGCGCGCGGCCGACCTCGCTGAAGGGCACCGGCTCCAGCACCACCACCCGCCCGCCCGGGCGCAGCACGCGCCGGGCCTCGGCCAGGGCCGCTTCGGCGTCCATGCGGTGCAGGCACAGGGTCAAGAGCACCACGTCGAAGCTCTCGTCGGCGAAGTCCAGGGCCTCGCCCTGGCCTTCCACGAAGGCGGCGTCCGGCACGCGCGCCTGGGCCTCGGCCAGGGCCGCCGGGTCCGCGTCCAGCCCCACGTAGGACGCCGCCCAGCCCGCCAGCCCGGCGGCCACGCGGCCATCGCCGCAGCCGATTTCCAGCACGTCCATGCCGTCGGGTGCGGCAAACTCCACCAGGAACTTCTGGATCACCGCGTCGCGGTCGCTGCGCATGGCTCTCCCCTGTGGCTAGGCCCGGCGGATGTTGTAGACGCTGCGGCCCTCGGCCACGATGGTCCCGGGGTCCGTGCTGCAATAGACCACGGTCACGGCGTTGCCCACGCGGTTGCCGTGCAGGCGCACTTCCGACTCGGCCACGAGGTCGCCCTCCATGGCGGGCTTCAGGTAGTCCACGCGCAGGTCGATGGTGGCGATGCGGTCCGAGGGCTGGCCCATGGTCCACACGGCGAAGCCGCCGCAGGTGTCCACGAGCATGGAAATGACCCCGCCGTGCAGCGCGCCGCGCCGGGCGTCGCCCACCAGCTCGGGCCGACGCGGCACCAGCAGCGAGCAGCGCCCGCGCTCCAGCGAGCGCACGCGCAGGCCCAGGTAGTTGTTGAAGGGAATGCCGTTCTCGATCAGATCGCGGAAGGCCGCGTCCAGCTCGCCCATGGGGTCCGTCCTGTTGGGTCGTGTTGTTGTGCCGGGCCGGGCGGCGCGGGGGGGGGCCGCCCGGGGCGCGGGCCAGGGTGGGGCCGCGCCGCAGCCGGGCCCAACGCGGGCCAGGCGAAACCGGGGCCAAAACCCCGGGCCGGGATTAGGCCAAGGCCGGGGTCAGGCCGGAGCCAGGGCCAGATCAGGGCCCAGGCCGGGAGCCCCCGGCGCGCCCGCGCGGCGCCTGCCGGGCGGATGTGCCGTTTTCCGCGCGCCGCCCTCCGGCGTCCCCGCGCAGGGCGTTCCCGCGCGCCCTTCTGCCTACCCCGGGGCCGCGCGCAGCGCAAGCCCGCCGGGCGCTTTACTCGCGCCCGGGCCTGCTGTAAACCTCGCCCATTCGTCCCCGTCCGTCCCCATCCGTCCCCCGGGAGCCGTGCATGGATTGGCTGACCATCGGCGTCTTCGTTTTCGTCTACGCGGGCATGATCCTGGGCGGCGTGCCCGGGCTGGCCCTGGACCGCACCGGCGTGGCGCTCACCGGGGCCATCGCCCTGCTGGCCGCCGGGCGGCTGGCCCCGCACGAGGCCTGGGCCGCAGTGGACGTGTCCACCATCGCCCTGCTTTTCGCGCTGATGGTCGTCTCGGCGCAGTTGCGTCTGGGCGGGTTCTACACCGCCGTGACCCGGCGGCTGGCGGCGGTGCGCGTGGGGCCCGTGGCGCTGCTGGGGCTGGTGGTGGCCGTGGCCGGGGGGCTCTCGGCGGTGCTGGCCAACGACATCGTGTGTCTGGCCATGGCGCCCATCCTGGCCCAGGGCGGCATCCGGCGCGGGCTGAACCCCGTGCCGCTGCTCCTGGGGCTGGCCTGCGCGGCCAACGTCGGCAGCGCCGCCACGCTCATCGGCAACCCGCAGAACATGCTCATCGGCCAGGTGCTGGGCCTGGATTTCGGGGCCTACCTGCTGGCCGCCGGGCTGCCCGCGCTGCTGGGCCTGGGCGCCACCTGGGGCCTCATCGCCCTGCTCTACCGGGGCCGCTGGGCCACGGACCTGCCCGAGCCGCAGGTGGACGCGCCGGACTTCGGCGCCTGGCAGAGCACCAAGGGGCTGGCGGTGCTCGCGGCCCTGGTGGCGGTGTTCCTGTGGGGCGGGCTGGGGCGCGAGGTGGCGGCGCTGCTGGCCGCCGGACTGCTGCTGCTCTCGCGGCGCATGGCCTCGCGCACCACCCTGGGGCTGGTGGACTGGCAACTGCTGGTACTCTTCATCGGCCTGTTCGTGGTCAACCACGCCGTGGCGACGGGGGGCATCCTGTCGCACCTGCTGGGCTCCCTGCGCGCCCTGGGCCTGGATGTCACGGCCCCGGGCCAGCTCTATGCGGCCACGGCGGCCCTCTCCAACCTCGTCTCCAACGTCCCCGCCGTGATGCTCCTGCTCCCCGCGGTCAAATCCCTGCCCGACCCCACCCAGGCCGGCACCCTCCTGGCCCTGTCCAGCACCCTGGCCGGCAACCTCATCGTGGTCGGCTCCATCGCCAACATCATCGTCATCGACCAGGCCGCCCGCCTGGGCATCCGCATCTCCTGGACCGAACACGCCCGCACCGGCCTCCCCGTCACCTTCGCCACCCTGACCATCGCCTGGGCGCTGGTGGGGTGATGGGGCGGGCGGCGGGAGGAGGGTAAGGCCGGAGCAGCGAAGAAACCGCGAAGGAAGGCGGCGCCTGCGGCGGGCAAGGCCTGCGGCGGCAACGATAATCCGGAACGAGAACCGACGAGGTCTAGGCCAGCCCTGGTCCGTCCTTGAACGCACCCGGGTCGCACAGCTCGGGGAAATAATACTGCACCGCGTGCGCGGGCAGGCCGATGGTCAGGGGGGCCTTCTGGTTGGCGGATTCCAGCAGTCCTTCGGCCAGCAGCGCCTTCACGATGTCGCGGGCCTTGCGGTCCGAGGCGTTGATGAGTTCGTGGACCTCGCCCTTGGCGATCTGGCCATGCACGAAGACATGCGTGAGGATGCGGGCCGCCTCCTTGGGCAGGGGCCCCCTCTCCGCCATGTGCCCCCTGGTTCGCAGGGAACAGTAGAACGCGATGTTCCTGGCCGCCGCGTCCAGGTTCAGGAGCGCGTCCATGAACCGGGCCTGATCCAGGGCCGTGTGCAGAAAAAAGAGACAGAACCGGCGCAGGCCGTCCTCCGAAAGACTGCCGCGCCCGTCGTAGTCGCCCTGGCGCGGGGCGTCCGCAGCGGCCAGGAGCGCCTTGTAGTCGCCCTCCGCCCGCGCCAGCCCCCGGCCCAGAGTCCACAGCCCGTAGCCTTCCAGCCCGCAGCACTTGAGGTACACATCCGAAAACAGCCGGGCGACGCGCCCGTTGCCTTCGAAAAACGGGTGAATCCAAAGCAGCCGGTGATGGCTTGCGGCGGCAAGAACCAGCCGCCCCGCACCCTGCGCCCTTTCAAGGGCATACGCCTCCTGGAAGCGCGCCAAAAGCCCGGGCAGCGCCTGCCAATCGGGCGGCACATGCGCCCCCACGCGCACGTTGTCATCGCGCAGCCGCCCGGGGAGGGTCTCGACCTCCCGTGTGCCTTCCTGGTTCCGCTGGATGAGGAATTCCCTTGGCACACCGGCAAAGAGCAACTCGTGAAGGCGGCACAGGAAACCGGCTTCGGCCACGGCGGGCAAACCGCCCGCGCACTGCGCATCCACAGCGGCCTGGGCCGCGATGTTCTGCTTGTGCAGCAGCTGGAGCTTGCGGGTTCTGTCGTCCTGCGCAAGCTCCCTGAGGCCGGATTCGATCTCCAGAAGCGTCGTGCGGATGCCCTCGATGAGGTTCGAATAGTAGCTGTTGACGTTGCGCAACAGCCCGCCGACCCGCTGGGCCGTCACCGGATGCACCCGCCCAGCCAGCTTCGCCGAGGCCTTGAAAACCTCCAAAGCCAAATCCTCCAGATCGCTCCGCCGCCCGGGGACCATGGGTTCCATTTGTGGTATCGCTGGCATGATTTTTCCGAAATATTTGCCGGAATTTTTTCCGGAATAACCGCAGCATAATTGCACGCTATAGCTTGCTTTAATGAAAAATAGAGAAACATGCAACCCCGGAATTGAACATAATTTTTGCCGAAATATTTGCCAAAACCACAACCACCCGCCCAACAGGGAAAATCGCACCCCAATTCCCCCGGCGACCAATCCACCCCGGCCCAACGTTCAGGGCTGGCCTGCCAACCCGGAAAGACAAAGAAAAGGCGGCCACAAAGGCCGCCTTGAACGCGCCCCGCCGGGGGCGGCAGTGTCAGGTGAATACTATCTCTGTACAGCGCGCCCCTTACGGGACGCGGCCTTTCAATGGCGGGGTGCAGGGGACGTGTCCCCTGCCGGGTCCAGGGCAGCGCCCTGGCCGCCGGAGGCGTTTCCCCCTACTCCAACCCCGCCGCCTTCCTGTCCGGCACGGCGTAGAGTTCACCGCCGACGCTGTCGTTGATGACCAGGACCGGGAAGTTTTCCACGGTGAGTTCGCGGATGGCTTCGGGGCCGAGGTCGTCGAAGGCGATGATGCGGGCGGCGGTGATGCATTTGGAGAGCAGCGCGCCCGCGCCGCCGGTGGCGCCGAAGTAGACGGCGGTGTGTTCCTTGAGGGCCGCCTTCACGGCGTCGCTGCGCTTGCCCTTGCCGATGGAGGCCTTTTGCCCCAGGGCGTGCAGGCGCGGGGCGTAGGTGTCCATGCGGTAGCTGGTGGTCGGCCCGGCGGCGCCGATGGGCCGCCCGGGGGGCGCGGGGCTGGGGCCCACGTAGTAGACGATGGAGCCTTGCAACTCGAAGGGCAGCGGCTGGCCCTCGTCGATGAGCGCCATGAGCCGCTTGTGGGCGGCGTCGCGGGCGGTGTAGATGGTGCCGGTGATGAACACCACGTCGCCCGCGCGCAGGGGCGCCACGTCCGCGTCGGTCAGCGGGGTGGTCAGCGTGTATTCGGCCATCAGATGACAACCTCCTCGTGGCGGATGGAGTGGCACTGCACGTTGACGGCCAGGGGCAGGCTGGCCAAATGGCAGGGCGCCATTTCGATCTTCACGCCCAGGCAGGTGGTCTTCCCGCCCAGGCCCATGGGGCCGATGCCCAGCTTGTTAATGGCCGTGAGCAGTTCGTCTTCCAGGGCGGCGATCTTGGGGTCGGGGTGCTTTTCGTCCAGGTGGCGCATGAGCGAGCGTTTGGCCAGGATGGGCGCGCGCTCGAAGGTGCCGCCGATGCCCACGCCGATCATGGTCGGCGGGCAGGGGTTGGGCCCGGCCTCGGCCACGCGCTCGACCACGAAGCGCTTGATGCCCTCCCAGCCCTGGGCCGGGGAAAGCATGGTCACGCGGGACATGTTCTCGCTGCCGCCGCCCTTGGCCATGAAGGCGATGCGGATGCGGTCGCCGGGCACGAAGTCGAAGTGGATGATGGCCGGGGTGTTGTCGCCGGTGTTGGCGCGGGTCATGGGGTCGCAGGACGACTTGCGCAAAAAGCCCTCCTGGTAGCCCAGGACCATACCCCGGGTCACGGCGTCCTTGAGGCTGCCCTGCACGACCACGTCCTCGCCCACGTCCACGAAAAACACGGCCAGGCCGCAGTCCTGGCACAGGGGCAGGCCGGTGGCCTCGGCCATGTCGGAGTTCTCCAGCAGCTGGCGGAAGATCTCCTTGGCCGCCGGGCTGTCCTCGGCGGCCATGCAGTCCTTGAAGGCCCGTTTCACGTCGTCGGGCAGATGGATGCTGGCGTGGCGGATCATCTCGGCCACCTTGGGCACGATGTCCGCCGCCTTGATGGTACGCATTGTCTTGTGTCTCCTGTGCTACTTCGCGCCGGGCAAAAAGCGCCGGATGGCCGTCAGGCCCATCTTGCGGCGCAGGAAGCCGAGCTGGTCCTGAAGCGGCAGTTCCTTGGGGCAGACATCCTCGCAGCCCAGCAGGCCCATGCAGCCGAAGATGCCGTTGTCGTCGCCGATGATCTCGAAGTAGTCGCGGTCGGTGCGCTGGTCGCGCGGGTCCAGGGCAAAGCGCGCGATGCGGTTCAGGGCCACGGCGCCCAGGAAGTCCTTGCGCATGCGCGCCGTGCCGCAGCCCGCCACGCAGCAGCCGCACTCCACGCAGCGCTCCAGCTCGTAGATCTCGTTGGCCAGGGCGTTGTCCATGCGCTCCTCTTCGGCCAGCGGGTCGAACTGCTTGTCGGTATGAATCCACGAGCCCACGCGGGCGTACATTTCGCGGAACCAGGAGCCCGTGTCCACGGACAGGTCGCCCACCAGCTTGAACACCGGCAGCGGCAGCAGGGTGATTTCCTCGGGCAGGTCTTTCGTCTTGGTCTTGCAGGCCAGGCCCGGGCGGCCGTTGATGAGCATGCCGCAGGCGCCGCAGATGCCCGCGCGGCAGCAGAAGTCGAACTGCAACGACGGGTCCTGCTCCTCGCGGATCTGGTTCAGGGCGATGAACAGGGTCATGGAGGGGATTTCGGGCAGCACGAAGGTTTCCATGCGCGGCGCGGTGCCCTGGGCCATGGGGTTGTAGCGGAAGATGTTGAATTTCAGGGTGCGGTCCATGGCTAGTTCTCCTTGCCGGGCTTGGGGGCGCTGTCCATGGGAATGATCTTGCCGCCGCCGTAGCCGCGCTCGCCCGGGGGAATCTCGAAGGTCCGGGTGGCCGGTTCGTAGTCCAGGGTCGGCAGGTCGTCGCCCTCGCTCTTCCAGGTGGCCAGGGTGCGGGTCAGCCAGTCGCGGTCGTTGCGCTCGGGGAAGTCCTCGCGGGCGTGGGAGCCGCGCGACTCGGTGCGCATCAGCGCGCCGTGGGCCACGCACAGGGCCAGACGCACCAGCCCGGGCATCTTCAGCGCCAGGGCCAGCTCGGGGTTGGCGCCCACGCCGTCGGACTTGAGGCCGATGCGCTTGGCGCGGGCGTGGACCTCCTGGAGGGTCGCCACGGCGCGCTCCAGGCCTTCCTTGTTGCGGAAGATGTGCACGCCGTCCTGCAGGGCGTCCTGCATGGCGGCGCGGACCTTGTACACGTCCTCGCTGCCGTCGGCGCCCTCGGTCAGGCGGCGGATGCGCTCCTGGTCGCGCGCCACGCGGTCGGCGACCACGGCGGTGCCGTACTGCGCGCTGGCGCCCCGCAGGTAGTCCACGACCTTGACGCCGATGACCCCGCCCGCGACCACGGTCTCGGCCAGGGAGTTGCCGCCCAGGCGGTTGAAGCCGTGCATGTCCCAACAGGCGGCCTCGCCCGCGCTGAACAGGCCCGCCAGCCCGTAGGCCGCGCCGTCCTTGTTGGTGCGCACGCCGCCCATGGAGTAGTGCTGCACGGGCTTGACGGGGATCAGGCTGTGCACGGGGTCCACGCCCAGGAAGTTCTGGCAGATTTCGTCCACCTCGCGCAGCTTGACGCGGATATGCTCCTCGCCCAGGTGGCGGATGTCCAGCCACAGGTGCTGCCCGTAGGGGCTCTGCACGCCCTTGCCCTCGCGGATGTGGTGCATCATCCAGCGCGAGACCACGTCGCGCGAGGCCAGCTCGGCCTTGTCGGGCTCGTAGACATGCATGAAGCGCTCCTGGTTCACGTCCAGCAGGGTGCCGCCGTCGCCACGGCAGCCCTCGGTGACCAGGATGTAGGTGGGCACGATGCCCGTGGGGTGGAACTGCACGGCCTCCATGTTGCCCAGGGGCACCACGCCGGTGTCGAGCACCGCCGCGTGGGCGCCGCCGTCGCAGATCACCGCGTTGGTGGACTCGCGGTAGATGCGCCCGAAGCCCCCCGCCGCGATGAGCGTGGCCTTGGCCAGGTACACGCGCAGCTCGCCGGTCTTCAGGCAGCGGGCCACGGCGCCCAGGCAGCGCCCGCCGTCGTGGATCAGGCTGATCATCTCCGTCTTGTCATGCACGGCCACGCCAAGCTGGGCGGCGCGGTTGTCCATGGTGTAGAGCACGGTGTGCCCGGTGCCGTCGGAGGTGTAGCAGGTGCGCCATTTGGCGGTGCCGCCGAAGGCGCGGGCGGTGATCAGCCCTTCCTTCTCGGCCTTTTCCTCTTTCTCGTAGCGCTCGCCGCCCTTGTAGTAGAAGCTCTTGCCCGCCACGACGCGGTTCCAGGGCACGCCCCAGTGGGCCATCTGGCGCATGGCGATGGGCGCGTTGTCGCAGAAGATGCGCGCCACTTCCTGGTCGCAGCCCCAGTCGGAGCCCTTGACCGTATCCATGAAATGCACGTCGGGGCTGTCGCCCTCGCCCATGGCGCTGTTGCCCAGGGCCGCCTGCATCCCGCCCTGGGCGGCGGAGGAATGCGAGCGCCGCGCCGGAACGATGGACAGGCAAATGACGTCGAACCCGGCTCCTGCGGCCTCGATGGCCACACGCTCCCCCGCCAGCCCCGCGCCGATGCACAGCAGGTCCGTCACGAAAGTCTGCATGGTCTCTCCTTGTCAGTAGGCCAGAAGCAGGAAACGGATCAGGGTCAGCAGCCCGATGCCGATGAACGCCAGGGTCAGGATGTTCTCCACGCGCTTCATTTTCGCGCGGCGCGAACGCTTGATGAACCCCCATTTGACCCCGATGCGGTAGAAGCCGATGCCCACGTGCAGCTCCACCAGGGGCAGCAGCACGAGGTAGAAGGCCAGCCACCAGCCGTCGGCCACGCGCGCGGCGCTCTTGGCCGCCGAGATGGGCAGGTCGGTGAGCACCACCCACATGTGGATGGAGCCCATGATGAGGATGATCATGGCGCTGCCCGCCTGCACCAGCCACAGCCAGGTGTCGCGGTGGCGCAGGGTCTTGGCGTGGGCCCAGATGGTGCGCTGCTCGTCGAGCCGGAAGGGCAGCTTGCGCGCCGCCAGCACGAAATGCAGCAAAAAGGCGAACCCGATGAGGGGTCCGCCGACCTGGGCCATGTAGGTGGCCTCGAAAAATCCAGCCAGGGCGTTCATGACGCCGGGGCCGATGATGACGCTGGACACCAGGATCATGTGGCTCCACATGAACAGCACCAGGCCCGCGCCGGTGAGCATCTGCAACCAGTCCAGATACGCCGAGAGCATCGACGGCCTGGGCACATGCAGGGTCGAATCGACAACCGCCATGTCTTCCTCCAGGGATAATGGAACGCGATACAGCCAACCAACCAGCACCCCGGGCGCGGCGCGCCTCCCGCAACGCGGACACACGCCCGAAGGCCCCTGCCCGGCGGCCTCCAGGGGGTCGCCCCCCAACGCCGGACAAAAGCCCCTGATTCTTGAACCCTGAATGACCGATTGTCAATTGTTGATGGCCATTCGCGCGCCACGGGGCGGCGCGGAAGGCGCCGGGAAGGGCGCGGGCGGCGGGCCTAGAGGACCACGTCGCGGAAGTCGCCCGAGGGGATGGGCTCCAGGTCGGCGGTGGGGTAGTTGAGCAGGTAGGCCTGACAGGCCAGGGGCGTGCCGTTGTCCAGGGTCACGTCCACCACGGCGCGGCGGTAGCGCGAGATATCCGGCTTGCCGGGGATGACGCCCTCGAATTCGTCCAGCAGCGGCCAGGCCCGCCCGGGGGCGGCCAGCCGCCAGACCTCGCCCAGCACGCGCTGGCCCGGGCCGTCGGCCTCGACCATGCCCGGGTACCAGCTCACGCGAAACAGCCGCCCGGCCACGCTGCCCCGGCCCAGCAGTTCGCCCATGGCCTCCAGCCGCTCGGCCCACGGCCCGCCCGCGCTGCGCATGAGGGTGCCGTAGGCGAAGAACAGGTCGTCAGGGGTGGGGGCGCTCATGGGCGATCGCCTCCTTCGCACCGCTTCATGGTCTCGACGACGCACGACTGCTTCTCGCTGAACCTGCGGCGGATCCACAGCGTGAAGCCCACTCCCGCAAGGCCCGACAGACCCAGGGCGAACTCCCCCAGGGAGACGAGCACCAGGAACACCAGCGCGGAAAACAGAAAGCTGGAACCGAAGACGGCCAGCCCCTCGAAGCTGAACAGGCCGCCGTGCTGGTCCCGGCCCCGGCGCAGGGAATCGATGCAGTGTTCATAGCGCGCCAGCAGCGCGCCCTGCGCGGCGCCCTGGCGGTGCAGGAAGGCCCCGATGGCGTACATGCGCAGCAAAAGCGTGCAAAGCATGAGGTCGCAGTAGGCGCAGACGAAGGGGATCAGGCACAGCACATAGTGGGCGGGCAGGGCCGCGCGCCCCCCGCCGCCGGGCGTGCCCGCGCCCTGGAAGCCCAGGCCCACGGCGCCCAGGGCGGCCACGAGCACGATCTTCCATTTGACCATGTCCAGGTGCCCGCGCTGGGTCTCGATGATCTCGTCGCGCAGCT is drawn from Desulfocurvus vexinensis DSM 17965 and contains these coding sequences:
- a CDS encoding SLC13 family permease, which gives rise to MDWLTIGVFVFVYAGMILGGVPGLALDRTGVALTGAIALLAAGRLAPHEAWAAVDVSTIALLFALMVVSAQLRLGGFYTAVTRRLAAVRVGPVALLGLVVAVAGGLSAVLANDIVCLAMAPILAQGGIRRGLNPVPLLLGLACAANVGSAATLIGNPQNMLIGQVLGLDFGAYLLAAGLPALLGLGATWGLIALLYRGRWATDLPEPQVDAPDFGAWQSTKGLAVLAALVAVFLWGGLGREVAALLAAGLLLLSRRMASRTTLGLVDWQLLVLFIGLFVVNHAVATGGILSHLLGSLRALGLDVTAPGQLYAATAALSNLVSNVPAVMLLLPAVKSLPDPTQAGTLLALSSTLAGNLIVVGSIANIIVIDQAARLGIRISWTEHARTGLPVTFATLTIAWALVG
- a CDS encoding Fic family protein, which gives rise to MEPMVPGRRSDLEDLALEVFKASAKLAGRVHPVTAQRVGGLLRNVNSYYSNLIEGIRTTLLEIESGLRELAQDDRTRKLQLLHKQNIAAQAAVDAQCAGGLPAVAEAGFLCRLHELLFAGVPREFLIQRNQEGTREVETLPGRLRDDNVRVGAHVPPDWQALPGLLARFQEAYALERAQGAGRLVLAAASHHRLLWIHPFFEGNGRVARLFSDVYLKCCGLEGYGLWTLGRGLARAEGDYKALLAAADAPRQGDYDGRGSLSEDGLRRFCLFFLHTALDQARFMDALLNLDAAARNIAFYCSLRTRGHMAERGPLPKEAARILTHVFVHGQIAKGEVHELINASDRKARDIVKALLAEGLLESANQKAPLTIGLPAHAVQYYFPELCDPGAFKDGPGLA
- a CDS encoding Fe-S-containing hydro-lyase is translated as MAEYTLTTPLTDADVAPLRAGDVVFITGTIYTARDAAHKRLMALIDEGQPLPFELQGSIVYYVGPSPAPPGRPIGAAGPTTSYRMDTYAPRLHALGQKASIGKGKRSDAVKAALKEHTAVYFGATGGAGALLSKCITAARIIAFDDLGPEAIRELTVENFPVLVINDSVGGELYAVPDRKAAGLE
- a CDS encoding fumarate hydratase, yielding MRTIKAADIVPKVAEMIRHASIHLPDDVKRAFKDCMAAEDSPAAKEIFRQLLENSDMAEATGLPLCQDCGLAVFFVDVGEDVVVQGSLKDAVTRGMVLGYQEGFLRKSSCDPMTRANTGDNTPAIIHFDFVPGDRIRIAFMAKGGGSENMSRVTMLSPAQGWEGIKRFVVERVAEAGPNPCPPTMIGVGIGGTFERAPILAKRSLMRHLDEKHPDPKIAALEDELLTAINKLGIGPMGLGGKTTCLGVKIEMAPCHLASLPLAVNVQCHSIRHEEVVI
- a CDS encoding fumarate reductase iron-sulfur subunit; translation: MDRTLKFNIFRYNPMAQGTAPRMETFVLPEIPSMTLFIALNQIREEQDPSLQFDFCCRAGICGACGMLINGRPGLACKTKTKDLPEEITLLPLPVFKLVGDLSVDTGSWFREMYARVGSWIHTDKQFDPLAEEERMDNALANEIYELERCVECGCCVAGCGTARMRKDFLGAVALNRIARFALDPRDQRTDRDYFEIIGDDNGIFGCMGLLGCEDVCPKELPLQDQLGFLRRKMGLTAIRRFLPGAK